The following nucleotide sequence is from Gymnodinialimonas phycosphaerae.
GGTGCCTGACCTGCGGCAGTTGCGGCCATTCCAAGTGTGGCTGACATGCGGTTCCGACGGGTGGAGGATCATCTGATCACGCTTCCCTCGGGACGCTTGCTCTGGCGCCGTGGCCATTGGGCCCGGATCCCCGAGCCGCTTGAGCGAGAGGCCGCGGCCCTCCGCGATCTGTTCGACTAGCGCCCTTTGGGTGTCACCCCGATGCCTCAGCCCGAAACGTTCCGGGGCGTTTGGGCCGATTTCATGCAAGTTGCCCACAATCGGTGCTAAAAACGCCACAAATCACCGGCATCGATGCCGGAACCAAAAAAAAGTACGGGCAGTAGCAATGGCATTCTTGAAACGTGGGGCGCTGGCCCTTTCCCTATTGTTGGCGTCCTTGGCCGGGCCGGGGCTGGCGCAAGACAGTGGCATGACGCGCCTTGGGGTCACGCAAATTTTTTCCAACGATTGGTTCGGCATGCCCATCGGCGACCGCTTTGATCGGTGGCGCACCGGGGCCTACCAGGTCAGCGGTTTCTGGGGCCGCGATGAGTGGGACGGCGCCTTGCCTTACACGCCATTCGCCCTGATCGAGTTCCGCTTTCGCGGCGAGATCATCGCCCCCGACAACCTTGCCGTCCCCGCGGCCGACGACCGCCGCTATGCGCCCGCGCTCTATTTCGGGGCCGCAACCCATTTCGATTATCAGGGGCTGGAAGTTTCTGCCGGGGCAGACCTGGTGCTGACCGGCGATCAAACCGGTCTGATGAACCTGCACGATGGCATTCACCGCACTTTTGGCGGGTCCGACGTGGATCTGCGAAACTTCATGATCGAAGACGGCACCTACCTGAACGCGACGGTCGAGGCCGGACGCTCGTTCCATCTGGGTGCCAGCAGCCTGCGCCCCTTCGTGGAAGCGCAGGCCGGGGTGGAAAACCTGTTGCGTGTCGGCGCCGATGTTCGGTTTGGCAACTATGATCCAGAGGCGCTGTTGATCCGCGACGCGACCACGGGCCAGCGCATTGTGGGCATTCCCGGCGGTGGCGTCGGTGGATGGAGCTTTTCGCTTGGCGCAGACGCGGCCTATGTCGAAAGCTCGGTCCTGTTGCCGTCCAATGGCCCAGACGCCGAAAACCTGCGCTATCGTCTGCGCGGCGGCGTGGGCCGAGGCTATGGTCCGGCGGATTTCTTCTATGGCGTGACGTATCTGTCCGAGGAATTCGAGGGTCAATACGAGGGGCAACTGGTGGGCACCCTGTCGCTGATGCTGCAATTCTGAGTATCCCCCTGCGTCCTTGGGGACTCACCCCGTCACAGTTTTGCGAATCACCCTCTTCCCAGAGCGAATCACCTCTGCTAGCGTCCTTTCCAAGGCCCGGGGATAAACCACCGGGTTACGCCAAAAACCGGCGAGGCAAGGGCATACACTATGGGTACGGGCTTTCAGGGCGCGTTCGTGATTGCATGGGCGCAGACCTGTATTGAGGGATTTCCGGCAGAACCAGAAATAGAACTGGTTGAAGGGATGAGTTGGAGCTGGCATGGCCAGCTGATGCCGTTGGAGGGTGATCCATCGGCCCTTCTCCTGACAGCCAGCCGGGATCAGGATGAGCTTCGTGCCCGAGCGGCGCGGGTGGTGCGCAAACTCTTGCAGCACCCCGCGCCGGGCCCCGCAGAATTCGCCGCGTCCGACGCCGATCCCCTGTTTCGTGGGGCGTTTATCGTCAGCGATGGCGCGAAGTTTCATACCGTCGTTCCGATCTTGCTGGAAGATGGCGCCGCGCCGCTGCTGTTGTTTGCAGGCAATCCGCCACCCTCAGGGCGCGAGTTGACGGTCGTGCACCGCAACGAGGAAACCCTCACACCGACCCCGTCTGATGCGCCCTCGGTGATCTGTTTCACGCCGGGCACACGCATTCGCACGGAAGACGGCGACGTCGCGATTGAAGAGCTCGGCACCGGCGATCGTGTCTTGACCCGCGACAATGGCCCGCAAGAGGTTCTGTGGTCCGGCCACCGCCGCATGTCCGGCGCGCGCCTGTTCGCGATGCCTGATCAACGACCGATCCGGATGCGCGCGGGCGCGTTGGGGATCGACCGGCCCGACGATGATCTGATCGTCTCGCCCGAACATCGGGTACTTGTCACCGGACGCGCCGCGATGGACCTCTGGGGTGAGCATGAGGTTTTGGTGCGCGCCGCCGATCTGGTGGGCGACAGCCGCATCACCGTCGACCATTCCCTGCGCGAGACGTTCTATATCCACCTTATGCTGGACCGGCACGAGGTCGTCTGGGCCAATGGCATGGCGGTGGAATCGTTCCACCCCGGCTTCATGGGTCTCGATCATCTGACCAACCTGCAACGCAATTCAATGCTCGAGATGCGGCCTGAACTGGCCGACAACCCCCACGCCTACGGCGCGCCCGTGCGGCGCATGTTGAGCCGGGCCGAGGCAGCGATCCTGATCCATGGCGCGCCCACCAAGCCGATTGCCGAAAGATCCGCCTTCACCGCGCATTGACAGCCCCCTGAACCCGCTTTAGAGACCGCCCAGGTCCCGGCAGAGATGCCGGGGTTTTTATTGGTGTTGGTGGCCCCCGCAAGGGGAGCCCTGTCGCAGTGCAAGCTGAGAGGACAACGCCCTTTTCCCTGGCCCCATGGCGAGGTTCGAATTGAGACCCACGGTTGCCGGGCGCATGCGTCCACGACCCGAAAAGTGGGAACCGGTTTTCGGATCAAGTTGTGGAGCCATAATAAAAGGAGATCAGCCGTGACCAAACGCACGTCTGCCAAGTACAAGATTGACCGCCGGATGGGTGAAAACATCTGGGGCCGTCCGAAATCCCCCGTCAACCGTCGTGAGTACGGCCCCGGCCAGCACGGTCAGCGCCGCAAGGGCAAGCTGTCCGACTTCGGTCTTCAGCTGCGCGCCAAGCAGAAGCTGAAGGGCTACTACGGCGACCTGACCGAGAAGCAGTTCCGCCGCATCTATGCCGAAGCCGAGCGTCTGCGCGGGGATACCGGTGAATTCCTGATCGGCCTGCTGGAGCGTCGCCTCGACGCCGTCATCTATCGTGCCAAGTTCGTGCCGACCGTGTTTGCCGCGCGTCAGTTCGTGAACCACGGCCACGTCACCGTGAATGGCCAGAGGGTCAACATCCCCTCCTACCGTGTGAAAGAGGGCGACGTGATCGCCGTGCGCGACAAGTCCAAGCAACTCGCCGTTGTTCTGGAAGCCGTGCAACTGGCCGAGCGTGATGTGCCTGACTACATCGACGCCGACCACAACAAGATGACCGCCACGTTCGTGCGCACCCCCGGTCTCGGCGATGTGCCGTACCCGGTCGTGATGGAACCGAACCTGGTTGTGGAATTCTACGCGAAGAACTGATCTTCGCATCCCATGCAGAATTCAGAAGGCCGCCCCATCCGGGCGGCCTTTTTCGTGGGGCGCACATGGAACCCCTTCGATGCAATAGCCGTTGTCTTGCCGAGACTTGTTCAAAAGGAGGCATACAATGGCCGATCTGAAGCACGAATTCTGGGACCGCATTGAAGACATCCGCTCGGGCATGTTGGGGATCAAGGGGCAGGGCCGTCTGGTGCCCATGTCGCCGCAGGTCGACGACGATGTCCCCGGCGCTATCTGGTTCATCACCGCCAAGGGGACGGGCCTTGCCAACGGCGTGGCCGCTGGCCCGCAGCCCGCGCAATTCGTGGTCTCCGATGATGGAGAGGGGCTCTACGCCGATATCGACGGCATGCTGGAGCATTCCACTGACCGCGAGGCGCTGGACGAGGTCTGGAGCTTCGTAGCCGATGCGTGGTTCGACGGTGGCAAGCACGACTCGGACGTCTGCCTGCTGAAGTTCACGCCCGCCTCGGGTGAAGTGTCCATCACCGACGGCGGCGGCGCTAAATTCCTTTACGAAATCGCCAAGGCCCATCTCAAGGGCGAGACGCCGGATTCCGGTCATCAGGGCGACGTGGTCTTCTAATCGCCCCACCTGCGCGGCATGTACCAAGCGGATCGCATGCTGCCTCAGCGCCCGTGCATCCGCTTTCTCCGCGCAGCAATCCGGGCCTGCGCGGCCTGTGTGCCGTCATGGAACGACCCGAAAAGCTTGTCCCAGGGGATCTCCAGGCTGCCGTAATTACACTCGAAATAGCGGTGGTGCATTTGGTGATGGAACGTCCCCAGTCTCAGCCTGTTACGGTCGCGGATCACCATCCCCTCGAACCCGGTGTGGGTCGTGGCGGCAGTCAGGGCGTAGTACTGTAAATGGAACAGGATGTGCACCGGATGGGCCGCCACGATGAAGTGGATCAGCACCGAGCCCAGGAAAATAACATGCTCCACCGGGTGCATCGACAGGCCCGACCAAGGGCCAACGTTGATGTTGCGATGGTGCAAGGCGTGGACGTGTTTGTAGAGGAACGGCACGTGCAGAAGACGGTGGATCCAGTAGAAATAGAAGCTCTCCCAAATCGGGATCAGGAAAAAGAGCGCGATGAACCAGACGGGGTTCGCCGCCCAGGTCAGCCACGGCGCATAGCCGTTGGCCATCGCCCAGAGCAACAGGACCTCATAGGCCGTCCAGATCGTCACGCCCGACGCGAGCGTCCAGAACATGTTATCGCGGATCTGGCCGCCCAACGTGAACTGCCGCCCGTTCACCATCAGCGGGCGCGGGTCGTATTTGAGGCGCTGGCCCTGCTTGGTGAAGGTGTAGAACCACAAGTGCAACCCGCCCGCCACAAGGGTCATCAGGGCCAAGTTGCGCAGCAGCATCAGCGCGATCGCGCCGGGTTGCAGCGTTGCCATGGCCTCCATCGGCGGTTGCAGCCATGTCCATGAGATGAACGCCACCGCCACGAGGATCAACCGTTCCGAGATCAGAAACCACGAATCCCAAAACCAGCGCAGCACCTCCCACGGGCGCAGAGGCCAGCGGAAAAGGGGCGAGACCTGAAGCGGCACGTCCGGCGAATGGTGCCACCCTTTGAGCGGAGTTTCAGTCATCGTAGATCCTTGCACCTGTAGCATCAGATACCAAACCCGGACGATTTGAAACCGTAAAGATGGATCGCTTCGGTTTGGGGTCCCCTGATCGCGCCGTCTTTTCGGGCCCCCGTCGCGTGGGGCAGGGGGCCAGATACTGGGCCTTGGTTGCGTTGCGCCACCCCAAAAGCGTCGCCGCCGAGGCGGAATACCCGGTAGACCCGAACCCCGCTTGGTTTTCTTTTCCGTGCCCGCGTCTTAAGACATGAACAGGTTCTTGAGAGGAGAGATGATGGCGCAGGCGCATCCGGTTTACGCGAAGATTGACGGCCCGATCGTGATGATCGGCTTCGGCTCCATTGGCAAAGGCACGTGGCCACTGATCGAGCGGCACTTTGAGTATGACCGCACGCGGTTCACGGTGATCGAACCGGACGCCCGCCAGCACGACTTCCTGCGCGACAATGATCTTGCCTTCGTGGACACCGCCCTGACGCCCGAAAACTACCGCGACGTGCTGGGAGGTCTTCTGGCGCCCGGCAAGGGGTTCTGCGTGAACCTGAGCGTGGATACGTCCTCACTCGATCTGATGCGGTTCTGCCGGGAAATCGAGGTGCCCTATATCGACACGGTGGTGGAGCCCTGGGCCGGCTACTACTTTGGCACCACCGATAATGCCGCGCGCACGAACTATGCGCTTCGCCAGGCGGTGCGCGATGAGAAGGCGGCCAATCCCGGCGGCTCGACGGCTGTATCGTGCTGCGGCGCGAACCCCGGCATGGTGTCGTGGTTCGTGAAAGAGGGACTTTTGACCCTTGCCAAGGATCTGGGCCGCGCGGACGCTGCCCCAACCGACCGGGCCGGATGGGCGAAGCTTATGCAATCGCTTGGCGTCAAGGGCGTTCACATCGCCGAACGTGACACGCAGGTGCGGCTGGAGCCACGCCCGCGCGATGTCTTCGTGAACACGTGGTCGGTGGAGGGCTTCATCTCGGAAGGGTTCCAACCGGCGGAACTGGGGTGGGGCACCTTCGAGCCGTGGTTCCCGCCAAACGGCCACCGGCAAGAGACAGGCTGCCAAGCCGCGATCTGGATGGAGCGCCCCGGCGCCGTCACCCGCGTCCACACCTGGTGTCCGACGCCGGGCGCACAGTTCGGCTACCTGGTGACCCATAATGAGGCCGTGTCGATCAGTGACTACTACACCGTGGGCGAGGGGCAGACGCCCGAATTCCGGCCCACCTGCCACTATGCCTACCATCCTTGCGATGACGCGGTTCTCAGCCTCCATGAAATGTTTGGCGGCGGCATCACGCAGACCGAGCATCACATTCTGGGCGAGGACGAGATCGTGGCGGGTATCGACGAGTTGGGCGTGCTTTTGTACGGCCACGCTAAGAACGCGCTGTGGTTCGGATCTCGCCTGTCGAATGAGGAGGCGAAATCGCTCGCGCCGTATCAGAACGCCACCGGCTTGCAGGTCACCTCTGCGGTGCTGGCGGGCATGGTCTGGGCGTTGGAAAATCCGGGTGCGGGGATCGTGGAGAGCGACGAGATGGACCACGCCCGCTGCCTGGAAGTTCAACGTCCGTACCTGGGGCCGGTGGAGGCCCATTATACCGATTGGACGCCGCTTGATGATCGCTGGTCGTTGTTTGATGAAGACCTGGATTTCAACGAGCCGTGGGCGTTCCGGAACGTGCTGGCCACATGAGATATGCGCGGGTGCTCAAGCTTGAGCATCTTGGTAAGGCATTGAATTCATGAGATGTTAGATTTGATCTTAACGGTTTGTAAAGGGTTTGAGAGGGGGGGCACCCACCCTGCGGCGGACTGCGGGTAAATTGCGCGCTGCGTGTAGGCGGGCCGCAGGCGGCGGTCTTTACGCTTCGAGTGCGATGCACCCGCTTACGCCGTAAACGTCGGCTTTGCGGACGAAGCCAACTTTCGCAGCAGTTGCGCCATTGGCGGCTTTCGCGATTATATGGCTTCCGGCAATTCGTCTGATGGTAGTACTATGCCCTTCAACGCCTCTTTGCGTCGGGAAAGGGTTTCGTGCCATTCCTGCGCTTCACGGTCTGAGAAGAAGCTGGCGGACGGGGCAATGCGTTTCACAGCTTCCTCGACCTCCTCTAACCCGACTCGGAAAAACTCTTTACGCAAGTTGGAGGCGTTCACGCGTTGGTCTGAGAACTCTTTATGAAGAGCGCTTTCGAGGGCGGGAGCTTCATCCGAGTAGATCATGGCGTGGGTGTCGAAGCCAAAAGGGACGCTTGCGTCGCCAAGCTCTTTCACACGGTCATCGGGTTCAAGCCGTCGAGTGAGACCGATCTTCACCACATCCTCGCCGAAGGAACCGATATTCGAGATGATGTAGACGTAGCCGGATTTGGTCATCTCAGCCATTGCGCGGGCGCGTTCGCTTGTGGCGTGTGCTTCTGCCAAAGCGACTTCCAGCTCCGCGATGCGACCTTGATCTACCCCGACCTCAGAGCGCGCCTTGTCCAAGAGCTTCTGATATCGTTCCTCCTCCCGTTCTGCTGCTGCGGCTTCGGCCAACAGCTTTTTCTCTTCGCGTTCCGCGCGTGCCATCTCTGAGCGTTCTTGCTTCTCGATTTTAATGCGCTCACGATATTCATGGGTTGCGTGCAATTCGTCCAGCTTGAGGCTGACATACTGCTCACTGATACGCAGGCTCATGGACTCATTTGCTTTGTCGATTTGCGTGGCCGCGTTGACGATACGCTTCTCCATCGCGTTGACGTTGTTCCAGCGCGTGTTTGCGATTGAGGCTTCGCATTCGTTATTGAAGGCGCGCATGGTCAGACGGGTCTGGCGGTTAATCATCGTCTGACCTTTAGCGCGGCTTCCGTCCACCTGCCAGTCAGTCGGACAGAGGGTTGAGGTCTTGGCCGAGACCATTGCTTTCTGGCGATCACGGATGCGTTTGATCTCTTGCTTATACTCGTCAGCGTCGTTGAACTCGAAATGGGGCTCGTAGATGCCCAGCTCTGCGAAAGAGAGCTTTTCGTCATAAATTGCGACTTGTTGCTCTAGCTTTTTCAGCGTGGCGCGCTTCTCAGAATAAGAGCTACGTGTCTCGTCGATTTGCTTTTGTATCTCTGTTGCCGTTTCTGCTAGCGCCGAGACTTCTTCTTCGACAGACGTAATTGGCGCATATTTTTCCTTGAGCGATTCCGCGATCGCTTCCGCTTCCATAATCCGCTTTTCGCCGAGGTTCTTTGCGCCACGAGCGCGAAGCCAGAGGATCAAAAGGAGCACGGGTAAGAGCAACCAAGCGATTGCAAAAATTGTAATGGGGTCCACTTTCTGCAACCTTCCAATTTATTTCTGTCAAATTGACTAGTGCGGAAGAGACGACCAAGTAAATGGTTTTCAGGTCTTTGCTGCTCTATGACGAATGAGTAGTTTGGGCCTCACTCCCGCCCTTCGCTGCGGTGTGCGCATTCCTCTCTCCTCCCTCCCCCCTCGCCATCCCCGCGCGATGGGCGTAAAGCGGTTTCATGGCTCTTGGAGACTCCCTGAACACGATGACCCTGAAAGAGGGGCAGGACCTGCCGCTTTGGCGCAGGCCTGTCGCGCTGTTGGCGGTGATGTCCTTCGCCATGCCGATTGCCTTCGCCACCTGGTCCGCGCTTCTGAACAACTTCGTGGTCGAGGTCGCGTCCTTCGACGGGTCGGACATCGGGTGGTTGCACACGGTGCGCGAGATTCCGGGCTTCCTTGCCATCGGGGTGATCTTCCTGATCATCTTCATCCGCGAGCAAGTGCTGGGCCTTGTCGCCTTGATCCTGATGGGTACGGCGACCGCGATGACGGCGCAGTTCCCATCGCTGGGGGGGCTGTTGTTCGTGACGCTCTTCAGTTCCATCGGGTTCCACTACTACGAGACGGTGAACCAATCCCTGCAATTGCAATGGATCGACAAGAAACGCGCGCCGCAGGTCCTGGGATGGCTGATGAGCATCGGGTCAGGGGCCACGTTGCTGACCTATCTGCTGATTGTCGTCACGTGGCGCGCGTATGACCTGAGCTATGATTTCGTCTACTGGATCTCGGGCGGGGTGACGGCGGTGCTGGCGCTGGTGTCGCTGCTTTTGTATCCGCAGTTCGAGAGCCCCACGCCGCAGACCAAGAAGATGGTCCTGCGCCGCCGCTATTGGCTATATTATGCGCTACAGTTCATGTCCGGCGCGCGGCGGCAGATCTTCATGGTCTTCGCGGGCTTCATGATGGTCGAGCGCTACGGGTTCGAGGTGCACCAGATCACCGCGCTTTACATGGTGACGCTGTTGGCCAACATGGTCGCCGCGCCGTTTCTGGGGGGCCTCGTGGCCCGGTTCGGAGAGCGTCTGGCCTTGATCATCGAATACACCGGCCTTGCGATGATTTTCGTGCTGTATGCGGGGCTATACGTCTTTGACTGGGGATCTGGGCTGGCGGCGGCCTTGTATATCCTGAACCACATCTTCTTCGCCCTCGCGCTTGCGATCAAAACCTACTTCCAGAAAATCGCCGCCCCCGAGGATATCGCGCCAACGGCAGCCGTGGCCTTCACGATCAACCATATCGCCGCGGTGTTCCTGCCGGCGGGGTTGGGGTACCTGTGGCTGTCATCGCCCACGTCGGTGTTCGTGGCGGCCGCTGGCATGGCGCTGGTGTCGCTGGGGCTGTCGTTCCTTGTGCCGCGTCACCCTGAGGCGGGCTTCGAGACGACGGTCGCCCGCCTGAACGTGCATCCGGCAGAGTAGGCGACGCCGCGCTCAGGCATCGGTGGCACCGTCCCGGCACAGGGGGGCGATGTCGAAGAAGGTGATCTCTCCGTTCAGCAGATTGAACTGTAGCGCGCTTTCGCAACCGCTGTCGGTGGTGCCGGTACCGAGCAACGCGGCCGTGCGCTGGCCGTTGGTGGTGGAAAAGCTGAAGGTCGGGAAGTTGATCTGGGTATAGGGCTCCATCCCGGTCAGCATCGCGGCGAGGTCTTCGACGCTGTGACGCTCGGCGATCGAGGCGTGCAAAAGGGCGTGGGCCTCGGCGGTTTCACCGGCGGCGGCGTGGGTCATGAACAGGCGCGCGGTTTCGGCATCGCCTTTCTGGTCCTGAAAGCCGAAATAGATGGCACCCGCGACGACGATTGCGGCGCCCAGAAGGGTGACCAGAAGGCCGCGGGGTCCTTTGAGCATGATGTGTCCTCACTATGGTTGGGTGCAACGACCATGGCAGATCGGCGACAATCCGGCGATGTGGGGAAAACCTGCGGTGCTTTCTCGGGTTTGCCAAGGCGTCCAGAAGCGGATACCGACAGGCGAAACATCGCAGCCGGAGTTCTCATGCCCACTTGGACCGCCCTCACCACCTTGCCGAAAAAGCCCCCCGCCGAGGCGTTGGGCGAGGCCCTGGAGCAGTTGGACCCGACCCCCACCGGCGTGGGCGTCTTCGAGATGGAGGACGGATCGGGCCTTTTCGAGGTCGGGGCCTATTTCGTGGAGCCGCCCGACGAGGTGGCGCTGGCGATCCTTGCGGCGGCCTATGGTGCCAATGATTTCGCCGTCTCCGAGGTGCCCGATACCGATTGGGTCGCCCATGTGCGCCGAGAGCTGCACCCGGTCGAGGCCGGGCGCTTCTTCCTTTATGGCAGCCATGACGCGGACAAGGTTCCAGAGGGGTCCGTTCCGCTGCTGATCGAGGCTGCCATGGCGTTCGGGACAGGGCATCATGGGACGACAAAGGGCTGTCTCGAAGCCGTGGACAAACTGTTTACGTCCGGATTTTCGCCACAATCTGTGGCTGATATCGGCTGCGGTACGGCGGTGCTGGCGATCGCTGCGGCAAAGGTCTTGCGCCTTCCCGTCATGGCCTCGGACATCGATCCGCAGGCCGTCGATGTGGCCCTTGCCAATGCGGCGGCCAACGATGTGTCCGAGCTGGTTTCCTGCGTTGAGGCGGCCGGGTTCGATCATCCGGCCATTGCGGAAATCGGGCCCTATGATCTTGTTTTCGCTAATATTTTGAAGGGTCCGCTGGTGGAATTGGCGCCGGACGTCGCCACCCATACCAAGGCCGGGGGCTATGTCATCCTATCGGGTATTCTGAACCCCCAGGCCGACGACGTGATCGCCGCCTACAAGGCGCAGGGCCTTGAGCTTCACAGTCACGATCAGATCGGCGAATGGACGACGTTGACCCTGCGGAAGGCTCATTAACCGGTTCGGCTCTTGGTGACGTGAATTCGCCTAAAACTTGTCGCATTTGCGTTCGATATTCATTACAGTGAACCTCGGTGGGGGCAGTTTATGAGTAGAGCTGCCCAATGGTAAACGAAACTGAACACTTCAACGATCGCTTGAATCGGATCCAGCGGGTCCGTCGACGGAATCGTGGCGGCATGGGCTTTGTCGTGCATCCGGACGGCATCGTGGCACCCATCGGAAAACCCTCTTCGCGATTGCGCTTCGGCTTCCCCCTGAAAGGGGTGCTGGCGGGATTTGCGATTGCGGTGGCTGTGAAGGCCTACCTGATCTGGTTCCTTGGCGCCGACATCTATGCCCTCGAAGTTCAAGCCCTGCTGAATGGCGCACCCTTCGAGCAAATCGCAGCCATGGTTCTGATGCCTGACGCGCTGTCGGCCTGGTTGGTCGAGCGCTACGATGCGATCAATATCTTTATCCAAGCTGGACTGGCAGCGGGCGAGCCTGCCTGACAGCTGAAGCTTTTGCAGCCTGGGCCCGCCGTACGGGTGGGCCCGGCGCATCTGGCCTGCAAGGGGCGGGGATGGCCCGGGCAGGTCCATACTGG
It contains:
- a CDS encoding MFS transporter, with the protein product MALGDSLNTMTLKEGQDLPLWRRPVALLAVMSFAMPIAFATWSALLNNFVVEVASFDGSDIGWLHTVREIPGFLAIGVIFLIIFIREQVLGLVALILMGTATAMTAQFPSLGGLLFVTLFSSIGFHYYETVNQSLQLQWIDKKRAPQVLGWLMSIGSGATLLTYLLIVVTWRAYDLSYDFVYWISGGVTAVLALVSLLLYPQFESPTPQTKKMVLRRRYWLYYALQFMSGARRQIFMVFAGFMMVERYGFEVHQITALYMVTLLANMVAAPFLGGLVARFGERLALIIEYTGLAMIFVLYAGLYVFDWGSGLAAALYILNHIFFALALAIKTYFQKIAAPEDIAPTAAVAFTINHIAAVFLPAGLGYLWLSSPTSVFVAAAGMALVSLGLSFLVPRHPEAGFETTVARLNVHPAE
- a CDS encoding homospermidine synthase is translated as MAQAHPVYAKIDGPIVMIGFGSIGKGTWPLIERHFEYDRTRFTVIEPDARQHDFLRDNDLAFVDTALTPENYRDVLGGLLAPGKGFCVNLSVDTSSLDLMRFCREIEVPYIDTVVEPWAGYYFGTTDNAARTNYALRQAVRDEKAANPGGSTAVSCCGANPGMVSWFVKEGLLTLAKDLGRADAAPTDRAGWAKLMQSLGVKGVHIAERDTQVRLEPRPRDVFVNTWSVEGFISEGFQPAELGWGTFEPWFPPNGHRQETGCQAAIWMERPGAVTRVHTWCPTPGAQFGYLVTHNEAVSISDYYTVGEGQTPEFRPTCHYAYHPCDDAVLSLHEMFGGGITQTEHHILGEDEIVAGIDELGVLLYGHAKNALWFGSRLSNEEAKSLAPYQNATGLQVTSAVLAGMVWALENPGAGIVESDEMDHARCLEVQRPYLGPVEAHYTDWTPLDDRWSLFDEDLDFNEPWAFRNVLAT
- a CDS encoding DUF4041 domain-containing protein, which gives rise to MLLLILWLRARGAKNLGEKRIMEAEAIAESLKEKYAPITSVEEEVSALAETATEIQKQIDETRSSYSEKRATLKKLEQQVAIYDEKLSFAELGIYEPHFEFNDADEYKQEIKRIRDRQKAMVSAKTSTLCPTDWQVDGSRAKGQTMINRQTRLTMRAFNNECEASIANTRWNNVNAMEKRIVNAATQIDKANESMSLRISEQYVSLKLDELHATHEYRERIKIEKQERSEMARAEREEKKLLAEAAAAEREEERYQKLLDKARSEVGVDQGRIAELEVALAEAHATSERARAMAEMTKSGYVYIISNIGSFGEDVVKIGLTRRLEPDDRVKELGDASVPFGFDTHAMIYSDEAPALESALHKEFSDQRVNASNLRKEFFRVGLEEVEEAVKRIAPSASFFSDREAQEWHETLSRRKEALKGIVLPSDELPEAI
- the rpsD gene encoding 30S ribosomal protein S4 encodes the protein MTKRTSAKYKIDRRMGENIWGRPKSPVNRREYGPGQHGQRRKGKLSDFGLQLRAKQKLKGYYGDLTEKQFRRIYAEAERLRGDTGEFLIGLLERRLDAVIYRAKFVPTVFAARQFVNHGHVTVNGQRVNIPSYRVKEGDVIAVRDKSKQLAVVLEAVQLAERDVPDYIDADHNKMTATFVRTPGLGDVPYPVVMEPNLVVEFYAKN
- a CDS encoding pyridoxamine 5'-phosphate oxidase family protein; translated protein: MADLKHEFWDRIEDIRSGMLGIKGQGRLVPMSPQVDDDVPGAIWFITAKGTGLANGVAAGPQPAQFVVSDDGEGLYADIDGMLEHSTDREALDEVWSFVADAWFDGGKHDSDVCLLKFTPASGEVSITDGGGAKFLYEIAKAHLKGETPDSGHQGDVVF
- a CDS encoding sterol desaturase family protein yields the protein MTETPLKGWHHSPDVPLQVSPLFRWPLRPWEVLRWFWDSWFLISERLILVAVAFISWTWLQPPMEAMATLQPGAIALMLLRNLALMTLVAGGLHLWFYTFTKQGQRLKYDPRPLMVNGRQFTLGGQIRDNMFWTLASGVTIWTAYEVLLLWAMANGYAPWLTWAANPVWFIALFFLIPIWESFYFYWIHRLLHVPFLYKHVHALHHRNINVGPWSGLSMHPVEHVIFLGSVLIHFIVAAHPVHILFHLQYYALTAATTHTGFEGMVIRDRNRLRLGTFHHQMHHRYFECNYGSLEIPWDKLFGSFHDGTQAAQARIAARRKRMHGR
- a CDS encoding lipid A deacylase LpxR family protein yields the protein MAFLKRGALALSLLLASLAGPGLAQDSGMTRLGVTQIFSNDWFGMPIGDRFDRWRTGAYQVSGFWGRDEWDGALPYTPFALIEFRFRGEIIAPDNLAVPAADDRRYAPALYFGAATHFDYQGLEVSAGADLVLTGDQTGLMNLHDGIHRTFGGSDVDLRNFMIEDGTYLNATVEAGRSFHLGASSLRPFVEAQAGVENLLRVGADVRFGNYDPEALLIRDATTGQRIVGIPGGGVGGWSFSLGADAAYVESSVLLPSNGPDAENLRYRLRGGVGRGYGPADFFYGVTYLSEEFEGQYEGQLVGTLSLMLQF
- a CDS encoding 50S ribosomal protein L11 methyltransferase; amino-acid sequence: MPTWTALTTLPKKPPAEALGEALEQLDPTPTGVGVFEMEDGSGLFEVGAYFVEPPDEVALAILAAAYGANDFAVSEVPDTDWVAHVRRELHPVEAGRFFLYGSHDADKVPEGSVPLLIEAAMAFGTGHHGTTKGCLEAVDKLFTSGFSPQSVADIGCGTAVLAIAAAKVLRLPVMASDIDPQAVDVALANAAANDVSELVSCVEAAGFDHPAIAEIGPYDLVFANILKGPLVELAPDVATHTKAGGYVILSGILNPQADDVIAAYKAQGLELHSHDQIGEWTTLTLRKAH
- a CDS encoding Hint domain-containing protein, with protein sequence MSWSWHGQLMPLEGDPSALLLTASRDQDELRARAARVVRKLLQHPAPGPAEFAASDADPLFRGAFIVSDGAKFHTVVPILLEDGAAPLLLFAGNPPPSGRELTVVHRNEETLTPTPSDAPSVICFTPGTRIRTEDGDVAIEELGTGDRVLTRDNGPQEVLWSGHRRMSGARLFAMPDQRPIRMRAGALGIDRPDDDLIVSPEHRVLVTGRAAMDLWGEHEVLVRAADLVGDSRITVDHSLRETFYIHLMLDRHEVVWANGMAVESFHPGFMGLDHLTNLQRNSMLEMRPELADNPHAYGAPVRRMLSRAEAAILIHGAPTKPIAERSAFTAH